A window of the Vibrio ostreae genome harbors these coding sequences:
- the uvrD gene encoding DNA helicase II — protein MIDPSLLIDGLNDKQREAVAAPLENLLVLAGAGSGKTRVLVHRIAWLMSVEQASPFSIMSVTFTNKAAAEMRGRIEELMMGSASGMWNGTFHGICHRILRAHYLDAKLPEDFQIIDGDDQQRLLKRLIKAQNLDDKQWPARQVSWWINGKKDEGLRPVHIDAYRDPVTQTYLQIYSAYQEACDRAGLVDFAEILLRTLELLRDNKHIREHYQARFKHILVDEFQDTNNIQYAWLRMMAGPDAHVMIVGDDDQSIYGWRGAKVENIEKFTLEFPSVNTIRLEQNYRSTKTILEASNTLIANNTERMGKELWTEGQVGDPISVYSAYNELDEARFVVGKIKEWHDKGDILNDCAILYRNNAQSRVLEEALIQAGLAYRIYGGMRFFERQEIKDALSYLRLMNNRFDDTAFERVVNTPTRGLGDKTLDTIRFAARDRGCTLWQASVALLDEKVLAGRAASALSRFVELINALEDDSAEMPLHEQTDHVIKTSGLFEMYQQEKGEKSKARIENLEELVTATRQFEKPEEADEMTMLTAFLTHAALEAGEGQADEFDDAVQLMTLHSAKGLEFPLVFMVGVEEGMFPSQMSAEEAGRLEEERRLCYVGMTRAMKKLYITYAEMRRLYGQDKYHKPSRFIRELPETCLDEVRMKAQVSRPASSGRFSQTVVKESFNETGFTLGSRVMHPKFGEGTIINFEGSGAQSRVQVAFNGEGIKWLVTAYAKLEKL, from the coding sequence ATGATAGATCCCTCTCTCTTAATTGACGGTTTGAACGACAAACAACGCGAAGCGGTCGCAGCACCGCTTGAAAACCTGTTGGTACTGGCGGGGGCAGGCAGTGGCAAAACCCGGGTGCTGGTGCATCGCATCGCCTGGCTGATGTCGGTCGAGCAGGCGTCGCCGTTTTCGATCATGTCGGTGACCTTCACCAACAAAGCCGCAGCGGAAATGCGCGGCCGGATTGAAGAGCTGATGATGGGCAGCGCCTCGGGGATGTGGAACGGCACTTTCCACGGCATTTGTCATCGCATTCTGCGCGCTCATTATCTTGATGCTAAGCTGCCGGAAGATTTTCAGATCATCGATGGTGACGATCAGCAGCGTCTGCTGAAACGTCTGATCAAAGCGCAGAATCTGGATGACAAACAGTGGCCGGCACGCCAGGTTTCGTGGTGGATCAACGGCAAGAAAGACGAAGGGCTGCGCCCGGTGCACATCGATGCGTACCGCGATCCGGTTACCCAGACTTACCTGCAGATTTACTCGGCTTATCAGGAAGCGTGTGATCGCGCCGGTCTGGTTGATTTTGCCGAAATCCTGCTGCGTACGCTCGAACTGCTGCGCGATAACAAGCATATTCGCGAACATTATCAGGCGCGCTTTAAACATATTCTGGTCGACGAATTCCAGGATACTAACAACATTCAGTACGCCTGGCTGCGCATGATGGCCGGCCCGGACGCCCATGTGATGATCGTTGGTGACGATGACCAGTCGATTTACGGCTGGCGCGGCGCCAAAGTAGAGAACATCGAGAAGTTTACCCTCGAATTCCCGAGCGTGAACACCATTCGCCTTGAGCAGAACTACCGCTCGACCAAAACCATCCTGGAAGCGTCCAACACCCTGATCGCCAATAACACCGAGCGGATGGGTAAAGAGCTGTGGACCGAAGGCCAGGTGGGTGATCCGATATCGGTCTATTCGGCTTACAACGAGCTGGACGAAGCGCGCTTTGTGGTCGGTAAAATTAAAGAGTGGCACGACAAAGGCGATATCCTTAATGATTGCGCTATTTTATACCGGAACAACGCCCAGTCACGGGTGCTGGAAGAGGCGCTGATTCAGGCTGGCCTGGCGTACCGTATTTATGGCGGTATGCGCTTCTTCGAGCGGCAGGAAATCAAAGATGCGCTCAGCTATCTGCGCTTGATGAATAACCGTTTTGATGACACCGCGTTTGAGCGGGTGGTTAATACACCAACCCGTGGCCTGGGCGACAAAACCCTGGATACGATACGTTTTGCTGCGCGTGACCGCGGTTGCACCCTATGGCAGGCCAGCGTCGCTCTACTGGATGAAAAAGTGCTGGCTGGCCGTGCCGCTTCGGCATTGAGCCGCTTTGTTGAGCTGATTAACGCGCTGGAAGATGACAGTGCGGAGATGCCGTTGCACGAACAGACCGACCATGTGATCAAAACCTCCGGCCTGTTTGAAATGTACCAGCAGGAAAAAGGCGAAAAATCCAAAGCACGGATTGAGAACTTGGAAGAGCTGGTGACTGCGACCCGCCAGTTTGAAAAGCCGGAAGAAGCCGATGAAATGACCATGCTGACCGCGTTTCTGACCCATGCTGCGCTGGAAGCCGGCGAAGGTCAGGCGGATGAGTTTGATGATGCGGTGCAACTGATGACGCTGCACAGTGCCAAAGGGCTGGAATTCCCGCTGGTGTTTATGGTCGGGGTAGAAGAGGGTATGTTCCCGAGCCAGATGTCAGCCGAGGAAGCCGGGCGTCTCGAAGAAGAGCGCCGTTTATGTTACGTCGGCATGACCCGGGCGATGAAGAAACTGTATATCACCTATGCCGAGATGCGTCGTCTGTATGGCCAGGATAAGTACCACAAGCCATCACGCTTTATTCGTGAGCTGCCGGAAACCTGCCTGGATGAAGTGCGCATGAAAGCTCAGGTCAGCCGCCCGGCCAGCAGTGGCCGTTTCAGCCAGACTGTAGTGAAAGAGAGCTTTAATGAAACCGGCTTCACCCTGGGGTCGCGGGTGATGCATCCGAAATTCGGCGAAGGCACCATTATTAACTTTGAAGGTAGCGGCGCGCAGAGCCGGGTCCAGGTGGCATTCAACGGCGAAGGCATTAAGTGGCTGGTGACGGCGTATGCCAAACTGGAAAAGCTTTAA
- a CDS encoding BufA1 family periplasmic bufferin-type metallophore: protein MSKSNLAVTAAITGLLAMGGTLLSAAPAIAAEKEKCYGVAKAGHNDCATKSSSCAGTSKMDHQKDAFVVMPKGLCDKLAGGSTMAPK from the coding sequence ATGAGCAAATCAAATCTGGCGGTCACCGCCGCAATTACCGGCCTGCTGGCCATGGGTGGCACTCTGCTGAGCGCAGCGCCGGCAATAGCCGCCGAGAAAGAGAAATGCTATGGCGTGGCTAAAGCGGGCCACAATGACTGCGCGACCAAATCCAGCTCCTGCGCCGGTACGTCCAAAATGGACCATCAGAAAGATGCCTTTGTGGTAATGCCCAAAGGGCTATGCGACAAACTGGCCGGCGGCAGCACCATGGCGCCGAAATAA
- the bufB gene encoding MNIO family bufferin maturase, protein MNPAISHPLVGVGLRPAHLDFFCHQPTPLSWLEIHSENYLAPFSPARRTLQHIRANYDISCHGIGLSLGSATSINPDHLRQLQALVNDIEPIMVSDHLSWSEHGGHYFNDLLPLPYTEEALNVFCRNVLQVQDALARPLLIENPSSYLRFSHSTIDEWTFLAEVQRRTDCRLLLDLNNVQVSAFNHGFAVATYLAAIPADAVDEIHLAGYSVRQLPQGEIRIDSHNRPVSDALWQLFRAWTARHGVRRTLIEWDTDLPEAQVLLAEADHAAQILRQVTSARYRHPVDSLMAQGGADEL, encoded by the coding sequence ATGAACCCTGCGATTTCTCACCCCCTGGTCGGTGTCGGTCTGCGCCCCGCCCATCTCGATTTTTTCTGCCACCAGCCAACGCCGCTCAGCTGGCTCGAGATCCACAGCGAAAACTATTTAGCGCCCTTTTCACCGGCGCGCCGCACCCTGCAGCATATCCGCGCCAACTACGACATCAGCTGTCACGGCATTGGTCTCTCTCTAGGTTCTGCCACCAGCATCAATCCTGACCATTTACGCCAGTTGCAGGCGCTGGTGAATGACATCGAGCCCATCATGGTGTCGGACCATCTCAGCTGGAGCGAGCATGGCGGCCACTATTTTAACGACCTGCTGCCGCTGCCCTACACCGAGGAGGCACTGAATGTATTTTGCCGCAATGTGCTGCAGGTGCAAGATGCCCTGGCGCGGCCGCTGCTGATTGAAAACCCGTCCAGTTATCTGCGTTTCAGTCATTCCACCATTGATGAATGGACTTTTCTGGCCGAAGTGCAGCGCCGCACCGACTGCCGTCTGTTGCTCGACCTCAACAATGTTCAGGTCTCAGCCTTTAATCACGGTTTTGCTGTCGCGACTTACCTCGCAGCCATTCCGGCCGATGCGGTGGATGAAATTCACCTCGCCGGCTACAGCGTGCGTCAGTTACCGCAAGGGGAGATCCGCATCGACAGCCACAATCGTCCGGTCAGTGACGCGTTATGGCAGCTGTTTCGCGCCTGGACGGCGCGCCACGGTGTACGCCGCACTCTGATAGAGTGGGATACCGACCTGCCTGAAGCACAGGTCCTGCTGGCAGAAGCCGACCACGCCGCGCAGATCCTGCGGCAGGTGACCTCGGCGCGATATCGCCACCCGGTTGACAGTTTAATGGCACAAGGAGGCGCTGATGAGCTGTGA
- a CDS encoding HvfC/BufC N-terminal domain-containing protein — protein MSCDLARLQADFARALNGDNKAVEHRLTSDRFSGGQRLQIYRNNYVISLSDVLAAGYPLLRAVIGEECFSALARHYVMHHPLTCADVSAYGAGLDSSIAALPHIEQAVPYAADLAHFEWQLDVVQQSYATAPRPDCQPLTRLAALSAAQQAQARLQLSPWVSLFSAPYALFDLRAAFHNDDFSALQLAEAQRGLIACDSDGQPWTRACSDSEYHLLHALSAATPLGAITAELLATLPALTQLDIVAGFTLPGTE, from the coding sequence ATGAGCTGTGATCTGGCGCGGCTGCAAGCCGACTTTGCCCGCGCACTGAACGGTGACAACAAGGCCGTTGAACACCGGCTTACCAGTGACCGCTTTAGTGGCGGGCAGCGGCTGCAGATTTATCGCAATAACTATGTGATCAGCCTGAGTGACGTGCTCGCTGCCGGTTACCCGCTGCTCAGAGCCGTGATCGGTGAAGAGTGCTTCTCTGCGCTGGCGCGCCACTATGTTATGCATCATCCCCTGACCTGCGCTGATGTCAGCGCCTACGGCGCCGGGCTGGACAGTAGCATCGCCGCGCTGCCACATATTGAGCAGGCCGTGCCTTACGCCGCTGACCTGGCACATTTTGAGTGGCAACTGGATGTGGTGCAGCAAAGCTATGCAACGGCGCCCCGTCCGGACTGCCAGCCGCTGACCCGTTTAGCGGCACTCAGCGCTGCGCAGCAGGCGCAAGCCCGGCTGCAACTGTCGCCCTGGGTCAGTTTGTTCAGTGCGCCGTACGCCTTGTTTGATCTGCGCGCAGCTTTCCACAATGATGATTTTTCTGCGCTGCAACTGGCTGAGGCGCAACGCGGCCTGATCGCCTGCGATAGCGACGGCCAGCCCTGGACCCGCGCGTGCAGCGATTCGGAATATCATCTGCTGCACGCGCTGAGCGCTGCCACTCCGCTCGGCGCAATAACAGCAGAGTTGCTGGCCACTCTGCCGGCACTGACCCAGTTAGATATTGTGGCCGGTTTTACCCTGCCCGGCACGGAATAG
- a CDS encoding DoxX family protein, with the protein MNPLIARYQQGSGWLQTVLAPLILLLARLWAASVFFQSGLVKISSWDSTLYLFEFEYQVPLLPWQWAAYLGTAAELLLPLLLIAGLLGRLTALALFGFNIIAVISYPLLWERGFYDHQLWGALLLMVVVWGPGKWSLDHWLSQRWHGAAQSAPNVRSNAE; encoded by the coding sequence ATGAACCCCCTGATTGCACGCTATCAACAAGGCAGCGGCTGGCTGCAAACTGTGCTGGCACCACTGATTTTACTGCTGGCGCGGCTGTGGGCAGCCAGTGTGTTTTTCCAATCCGGCCTGGTGAAAATCAGCAGCTGGGACAGTACCCTGTATCTGTTTGAATTTGAATATCAGGTGCCGCTACTGCCGTGGCAATGGGCGGCTTACCTTGGCACCGCGGCCGAGCTGCTCCTGCCGCTGCTGCTGATCGCCGGCCTGCTTGGCCGCCTCACCGCACTGGCGCTGTTCGGCTTCAATATCATCGCCGTCATCTCGTATCCGCTGCTGTGGGAGCGCGGTTTCTATGACCACCAGCTGTGGGGGGCGCTGCTGCTGATGGTCGTGGTGTGGGGGCCGGGTAAATGGTCACTTGATCACTGGCTCAGCCAGCGCTGGCATGGCGCGGCGCAGTCAGCACCGAACGTACGCAGCAACGCAGAATAA
- the prlC gene encoding oligopeptidase A: MSNPLLTFTDLPPFSAIKPEHVKPALEKAIEDCRAKINAVLEGNTEPSWDNVIAPIEEVDDHLSRIWSPVSHMNSVTNSEELREAYESCLPLLSEYSTWVGQHKGLFKAYQAIKASEAFSALSRAQQKTVTDALRDFELSGIGLPSDEQKRYGEISKRMSELGSKFSNNVLDATMGWSKHVTDVNELSGMPESALAAAEAAAEAKGLTGYLLTLDIPSYLPVMTYCDNQALRQELYEAYVTRASDRGPNAGKWDNSEIIAEQLKLRYEISRMLGFNTYSEKSLATKMAESPQQVMDFLNNLATKAKPQGEREVEELRQFAEQEFGVTELKLWDIAYYSEKQKQHLFQISDEELRPYFPEHKVVNGLFEVLGRVFGMQVKERAGVDTWHESVRFFDIFDSNGALRGSFYLDLYAREHKRGGAWMDECRVRRINTAGELQTPVAYLTCNFNRPVGDKPALFTHDEVVTLFHETGHGIHHMLTQVEVGAVSGINGVPWDAVELPSQFLENWCWEEEALAFISGHYQTGEPLPKAMLEKMLAAKNFQSAMFILRQLEFGLFDFTLHTTYDPDQGPKVLETLAEVKKKVAVLPSLEWNRFSHSFSHIFAGGYSAGYYSYLWAEVLSADAFSRFEEDGIFNRDTGLSFLNNILEMGGSEEPMELFKRFRGREPQIDALLRHAGIAA; encoded by the coding sequence ATGTCTAATCCACTTCTGACCTTTACGGATTTGCCACCGTTTTCTGCTATCAAACCAGAACACGTCAAGCCTGCGCTTGAAAAGGCAATTGAAGATTGCCGTGCAAAGATCAACGCCGTACTGGAAGGAAATACCGAGCCAAGCTGGGACAATGTCATTGCTCCGATCGAAGAAGTGGATGATCACCTGAGCCGCATCTGGTCACCGGTCAGTCACATGAACTCGGTCACCAACAGCGAAGAGCTGCGTGAAGCGTACGAAAGCTGCCTGCCACTGCTGTCGGAATACAGCACCTGGGTTGGTCAGCACAAAGGGCTGTTCAAAGCCTATCAGGCGATCAAAGCCAGCGAAGCGTTCAGCGCGCTGAGCCGTGCGCAGCAGAAAACCGTGACTGACGCGCTGCGTGATTTCGAATTGTCCGGTATCGGCCTGCCAAGCGATGAGCAGAAACGCTATGGTGAGATCAGCAAGCGTATGTCAGAGCTGGGCTCTAAATTCTCCAACAACGTGCTCGATGCCACCATGGGCTGGAGCAAGCACGTGACGGACGTCAATGAGCTGTCCGGCATGCCGGAGTCGGCACTGGCAGCAGCCGAAGCGGCAGCGGAAGCCAAAGGCCTGACCGGCTACCTGTTGACGCTGGATATTCCGTCTTACCTGCCGGTCATGACCTACTGTGACAACCAGGCGCTGCGTCAGGAGCTGTATGAAGCCTACGTGACCCGCGCGTCGGACCGTGGCCCGAATGCCGGTAAATGGGACAACAGCGAAATCATCGCCGAGCAGCTCAAGCTGCGCTATGAAATTTCGCGTATGCTCGGTTTTAACACCTACAGCGAAAAATCACTGGCGACCAAGATGGCAGAATCGCCACAGCAGGTAATGGATTTCCTCAATAACCTGGCCACTAAAGCCAAGCCGCAGGGCGAGCGCGAAGTGGAAGAGCTGCGCCAGTTTGCCGAGCAGGAGTTTGGCGTCACGGAACTGAAACTGTGGGATATCGCTTACTACAGTGAAAAGCAGAAACAGCACCTGTTCCAGATCTCGGATGAAGAGCTGCGCCCTTATTTCCCGGAACACAAGGTGGTGAACGGCCTGTTTGAAGTCCTGGGCCGCGTGTTCGGCATGCAGGTCAAAGAGCGTGCAGGTGTGGATACCTGGCATGAGTCAGTGCGCTTTTTCGATATTTTCGACAGCAATGGTGCGCTGCGTGGCAGCTTCTATCTGGATTTGTACGCGCGTGAACATAAACGTGGCGGCGCCTGGATGGATGAATGCCGGGTGCGCCGTATTAATACGGCCGGTGAACTGCAAACTCCGGTGGCATACCTGACTTGTAACTTCAACCGTCCGGTCGGTGATAAACCGGCGCTGTTTACCCACGATGAAGTGGTGACCCTGTTCCACGAAACTGGCCATGGCATCCACCATATGCTGACTCAGGTTGAAGTGGGCGCGGTATCGGGCATCAATGGTGTGCCTTGGGATGCGGTCGAGCTGCCAAGCCAGTTCCTGGAAAACTGGTGCTGGGAAGAAGAGGCGCTGGCGTTTATCTCCGGCCATTACCAGACCGGTGAGCCGCTGCCAAAAGCGATGCTGGAAAAAATGCTGGCGGCGAAAAACTTCCAGTCAGCGATGTTTATCCTGCGTCAGCTTGAATTCGGCCTGTTCGATTTCACCCTGCACACCACCTACGATCCGGATCAGGGACCGAAAGTGCTGGAAACATTGGCCGAAGTGAAGAAAAAAGTGGCTGTCCTGCCAAGCCTGGAGTGGAACCGCTTCTCACACAGCTTCAGCCATATCTTTGCCGGTGGTTACAGCGCCGGTTACTATAGCTATCTGTGGGCGGAAGTGCTGTCAGCCGATGCCTTCTCACGCTTTGAGGAAGACGGTATTTTCAACCGCGACACCGGCCTGAGCTTCCTGAATAACATTCTGGAAATGGGCGGCAGTGAAGAGCCGATGGAGCTGTTCAAACGCTTCCGTGGCCGTGAGCCGCAAATTGACGCGTTGCTGCGCCACGCCGGCATCGCTGCATAA
- a CDS encoding 23S rRNA (adenine(2030)-N(6))-methyltransferase RlmJ translates to MLSYRHSFHAGNHADVVKHIVQSLILTSLQQKDKPFVYHDTHSGVGRYDLTHEWSEKTGEYKQGIARLWQQADVPADIQSYLASIKALNQGDELRYYPGSPRVARAHLRADDRMVLTELHPSDYPLLEQEFHRDRQVAIFKEDGFARLKASLPPKERRGLVLIDPPYELAKEYRDVVNAIAQSYKRWATGIYAIWYPVVNRCDIEDMIEGLQGLGIRKILQIELGVSPDTNERGMTASGMIVINPPWKLQSQMETILPFLKQTIAPATGHHKVEWIVPE, encoded by the coding sequence TTGTTAAGTTACCGACACAGTTTCCATGCCGGAAACCACGCCGATGTGGTGAAACACATCGTACAAAGCTTAATCCTGACGTCCCTGCAGCAGAAGGATAAGCCGTTTGTTTATCACGACACCCACTCCGGCGTCGGCCGCTATGACCTGACTCATGAGTGGTCAGAAAAAACCGGCGAATATAAACAGGGCATCGCCCGTTTGTGGCAGCAGGCGGATGTGCCGGCAGATATCCAGAGCTACCTGGCGTCGATTAAAGCGCTGAATCAGGGTGACGAGCTGCGCTACTACCCGGGTTCGCCGCGAGTGGCGCGTGCTCACCTGCGTGCTGATGACCGCATGGTGCTGACCGAACTGCACCCGAGCGACTACCCGTTGCTGGAGCAGGAGTTCCACCGCGACCGCCAGGTGGCGATTTTTAAAGAGGATGGCTTTGCCCGCCTCAAAGCCAGCCTGCCGCCGAAAGAGCGCCGTGGCCTGGTGCTGATTGACCCACCGTATGAACTGGCCAAAGAGTACCGCGACGTGGTCAATGCGATAGCACAAAGCTACAAACGCTGGGCAACCGGCATCTATGCTATCTGGTATCCGGTGGTGAATCGCTGCGATATTGAAGACATGATTGAAGGCCTGCAGGGACTCGGCATTCGCAAAATTTTACAAATTGAACTCGGGGTTTCACCGGATACCAACGAGCGCGGCATGACCGCCTCTGGCATGATAGTGATTAATCCGCCGTGGAAACTGCAAAGTCAGATGGAAACCATCCTGCCGTTCCTCAAGCAGACCATTGCGCCGGCCACCGGTCACCACAAAGTGGAATGGATTGTACCCGAGTAA
- the gorA gene encoding glutathione-disulfide reductase — MATHFDYICIGGGSGGIASANRAAMYGAKVALIEAKDLGGTCVNVGCVPKKVMWHGAQVAEAMNLYAEDYGFDVEVKNFDWSKMVESRQAYIGRIHQSYDRVLGNNKVEVIRGFAKFVDAKTVEVNGEHYTADHILIAVGGRPTIPNIPGAEYGIDSNGFFDLNEQPKRVAVVGAGYIAVEIAGVLNALGTETHLLCRKESPLRSFDPMIIDTLVEVMAAEGPQLHTHSVPKEVTKEADGSLTLHLENGESCNVDTLIWAIGRHPATDAINLAATGVATNDKGYIKVDAYQATNVPGIYCVGDIMEGGIELTPVAVKAGRQLSERLFNNKPDAKMDYNLVPTVVFSHPPIGTIGLTEQEAIEQYGADQVKVYTSGFTAMYTAVTKHRQPCKMKLVCAGDEETVVGLHGIGFTVDEMIQGFAVAMKMGATKADFDSVVAIHPTGSEEFVTMR; from the coding sequence ATGGCAACACATTTTGACTATATCTGTATCGGCGGCGGCAGTGGCGGCATTGCGTCAGCGAACCGCGCGGCTATGTACGGTGCTAAAGTGGCGCTGATTGAAGCCAAAGATCTGGGCGGCACCTGTGTCAACGTCGGCTGTGTGCCGAAGAAAGTGATGTGGCACGGCGCGCAAGTGGCAGAAGCCATGAACCTGTACGCGGAAGATTACGGATTCGATGTTGAAGTGAAAAACTTCGACTGGAGCAAAATGGTTGAAAGCCGTCAGGCTTACATCGGCCGTATCCACCAGTCTTACGACCGCGTGCTGGGCAACAACAAAGTTGAAGTGATTCGTGGCTTTGCTAAGTTTGTCGACGCCAAAACCGTGGAAGTGAACGGCGAGCACTACACTGCTGATCATATTCTGATCGCTGTCGGCGGCCGTCCGACTATCCCGAACATTCCGGGCGCGGAGTACGGTATCGACTCGAACGGTTTCTTCGACCTGAATGAACAGCCAAAACGCGTTGCTGTGGTTGGCGCAGGTTACATCGCAGTGGAAATTGCCGGTGTACTCAACGCACTGGGCACAGAAACCCACCTGCTGTGCCGTAAAGAATCACCGTTGCGTAGCTTCGACCCGATGATCATTGATACTCTGGTTGAAGTGATGGCGGCAGAAGGCCCGCAACTGCACACCCACAGCGTGCCAAAAGAAGTGACCAAAGAAGCCGATGGCAGCCTGACCCTGCATCTGGAAAATGGTGAAAGCTGCAATGTTGACACCCTGATCTGGGCGATCGGCCGTCACCCGGCCACCGATGCCATCAATCTGGCCGCGACCGGTGTTGCCACCAATGACAAAGGTTACATCAAGGTCGACGCTTATCAGGCCACCAACGTACCGGGCATCTACTGTGTCGGCGACATTATGGAAGGCGGTATTGAGCTGACTCCGGTCGCCGTCAAAGCTGGCCGTCAGCTGTCTGAGCGTCTGTTCAACAACAAGCCGGATGCCAAGATGGACTACAACCTGGTACCGACCGTGGTATTCAGCCACCCGCCAATCGGCACCATCGGCCTGACCGAGCAGGAAGCGATTGAACAATACGGCGCCGACCAAGTGAAAGTCTACACTTCTGGCTTTACGGCGATGTACACCGCCGTCACCAAGCACCGTCAGCCATGTAAAATGAAGCTGGTGTGTGCTGGCGATGAAGAAACCGTGGTTGGCCTGCACGGCATCGGTTTCACTGTCGATGAGATGATCCAGGGCTTTGCCGTGGCGATGAAGATGGGCGCAACCAAAGCGGACTTCGACTCAGTGGTGGCGATCCACCCGACTGGCAGCGAAGAGTTCGTGACGATGCGTTAA
- a CDS encoding efflux RND transporter periplasmic adaptor subunit, whose amino-acid sequence MGDGKAFSKQWLTAVVAAIALAGCQPDATPQAGGDSAPPPVAVDVVTITPQPVDVTSTLPGRTSAYRIAEVRPQVSGIVTKRLFVEGSQVKKGDVLFELDASTYQAALASAKASLARSEASLVQAQFQAKRYSELVKKNSVSQQDYEDAQASYKQALASVEEAKANVHSAEINLAYTKITAPISGRIGRTLITEGALVTANQTNALATIQQLDPLYVDLSQPSSELLKLRQATGIKNTELSGIKLFLDDGTPIDQRATLQFAEVSVNENTGTVNVRATVDNADQFLLPGLYIRAAVPTEHREDGILIPQAAVTRNARGEASVFVVDADNKVESRMVETSNTIGNQWLIDSGLKAGEKVVVNGIQKIRPGSSVTPQVLEDSKE is encoded by the coding sequence ATGGGCGACGGTAAAGCCTTTTCTAAACAGTGGCTAACCGCAGTTGTAGCCGCAATTGCGCTGGCGGGTTGTCAGCCAGATGCCACACCACAAGCTGGCGGCGACAGTGCACCACCTCCGGTGGCAGTCGATGTAGTTACCATCACGCCTCAGCCAGTCGACGTCACTAGTACCCTGCCGGGTCGAACCAGCGCCTATCGTATCGCTGAAGTCCGTCCTCAGGTCAGCGGCATCGTCACCAAACGTCTGTTTGTGGAAGGCAGCCAGGTGAAAAAAGGCGACGTATTGTTTGAACTGGATGCTTCCACTTATCAAGCTGCTCTGGCCAGTGCCAAAGCCAGCCTGGCCCGTTCAGAAGCGAGCCTGGTTCAGGCTCAGTTTCAAGCCAAGCGTTACAGCGAACTGGTGAAGAAGAACTCGGTCAGCCAACAGGATTACGAAGACGCGCAGGCAAGCTACAAGCAAGCACTAGCGTCGGTAGAAGAGGCGAAAGCCAACGTTCACTCTGCTGAAATCAACCTCGCCTACACCAAGATCACTGCGCCGATCTCCGGCCGTATCGGTCGTACTCTGATCACTGAAGGTGCATTGGTTACGGCGAACCAGACTAACGCTCTGGCAACCATTCAACAGCTGGATCCGCTTTATGTCGACCTATCTCAGCCAAGTAGTGAGTTGCTTAAACTGCGTCAGGCGACTGGCATAAAAAACACAGAGCTGAGCGGTATTAAACTGTTCCTTGATGACGGCACACCCATTGACCAGCGTGCAACGCTGCAGTTTGCGGAAGTATCGGTCAACGAAAATACCGGTACGGTCAATGTACGCGCCACCGTTGATAACGCCGATCAGTTCCTGCTGCCTGGCCTGTATATACGCGCTGCAGTTCCGACCGAGCATCGCGAAGACGGCATCCTGATTCCTCAGGCCGCAGTCACCCGCAACGCGCGCGGCGAAGCGTCGGTATTTGTGGTGGATGCAGACAACAAGGTTGAATCACGCATGGTAGAGACCAGCAACACTATCGGCAATCAGTGGCTGATTGACTCAGGCCTGAAAGCCGGCGAGAAAGTAGTGGTTAACGGTATCCAGAAAATTCGTCCGGGCAGCTCAGTCACTCCTCAAGTCCTGGAAGATTCTAAGGAATAA